A genomic window from Parasteatoda tepidariorum isolate YZ-2023 chromosome 10, CAS_Ptep_4.0, whole genome shotgun sequence includes:
- the LOC107436618 gene encoding uncharacterized protein isoform X1: MWCDGYLSFSDLAGLMAIAFSIGRQKEMEAANIKEEFETNGPERFVTIQSIKPETDYVLGAEPIISISTEIIWKDEPEISNTEDCERATQVQASTNCNEDSEMATQAHDGTSYYEDSEIATQALAGTSCNKDSGTKKKRKGWDQLNMINAIKTVREGSMGYLAASKLFEVPKNTLEKYVKKKSIDPSILINTPLGRTPISPHEEESSNDKVKKVLKNVKRKTWDKQSMIHAVETVRDGALGCQAASKMFKVPKITLRRYVKNETVEPSVLVNAPLGRKPYLESSKEDSSSKARVNWTKENMIKAVLCVRSGRLGYAKAGKLFKVPYLTLRWYVKNAKIDLSTEKDIPLESMSELTEMMQTKREPAKRKLWDKQSMINAINAVRDGAVGYLAASKMFGVPKVTLRRYAKLKDFDPSELIDKSLGRKPVMSLDLQEKLAKHCIEMDEKFFGLKGVDVLEMADQLAAQNNISTSFTKDSAGRTWLHNFMKKYPDLRSRTNRNAYDKSKKLSFENIPKFLDMYTPIYEKVDRKPHRIFSVDDIGLCVVEDDPETVIRLRGKKEYSTFSDEEKTKLVTSIVCMNASGCFVPPLIVWPTKSITKKVTNHTPPGSIWACHSSGFVTTHIFMMWFDHFIKHTCPSSSNPALLLLEGRKPYVRNIEILDKAKENHVFIVSLPPNSSQLLQPLENSFIKSFKVHYTSETRTYLDSLSDENKMQNTDLIKLARLAKIFSVAYSKAETDQSAENAFEKIGLCPFMPSFFPSPKPSGKRSVIKTEPKTELQDESPMTCET, translated from the exons aaatggaGGCTGCAAATATCAAAGAAGAATTCGAGACTAATGGCCCTGAACGTTTTGTAACAATTCAGTCAATAAAGCCAGAGACAGATTATGTACTCGGTGCTGAACCCATTATAAGTATCAGCACTGAAATAATTTGGAAAGATGAGCCAGAAATAAGTAACACAGAAGATTGTGAAAGAGCAACCCAAGTACAGGCTAGTACAAATTGCAATGAGGATTCTGAAATGGCAACCCAAGCACATGATGGTACAAGTTACTATGAAGATTCTGAAATAGCAACTCAAGCACTGGCTGGTACAAGTTGTAATAAAGATTCTGGAAcaaagaaaaaacgaaaaggATGGGACCAACTAAATATGATCAATGCAATAAAGACTGTGCGAGAAGGTTCTATGGGGTACTTAGCAGCTAGCAAATTATTCGAGGTACCCAAAAATACATTAGAGAAATATGTTAAGAAAAAGAGCATTGATCCTTCAATACTGATTAATACACCCTTAGGAAGAACGCCTATATCGCCACATGAAGAAGAAAGCTCGAATGataag GTAAAGAAAGTATTGAAGAatgtaaaaaggaaaacatGGGACAAGCAAAGCATGATCCACGCTGTAGAAACTGTCCGAGATGGCGCTCTTGGATGCCAGGCTGCAAGTAAAATGTTCAAGGTACCAAAGATTACTCTAAGAAGATACGTTAAAAACGAAACCGTTGAACCATCAGTTTTGGTTAATGCACCATTAGGTAGAAAACCTTATTTAGAATCTTCTAAAGAAGATTCTTCTTCAAAAGCAAGAGTTAATTGGACTAAAGAAAACATGATAAAAGCAGTTCTTTGCGTTCGTAGTGGGCGATTAGGATACGCAAAAGcaggaaaattgtttaaagtacCTTACCTTACTTTACGGTGGTACGTTAAAAACGCAAAGATAGATTTATCAACAGAAAAAGATATTCCTTTAGAAAGTATGTCTGAACTGACTGAAATGATGCAAACTAAACGAGAACCTGCTAAAAGGAAGTTATGGGATAAACAAAGCATGATCAATGCCATAAATGCTGTAAGAGACGGTGCAGTTGGGTATTTAGCTGCGAGTAAAATGTTTGGAGTACCAAAAGTAACTTTGCGTAGATACGCAAAGCTAAAAGATTTTGACCCATCAGAACTGATTGATAAGTCTTTGGGTAGAAAACCTGTAATGTCACTGGATTTGCAGGAGAAATTGGCAAAACACTGCATTGAGATGGACGAAAAGTTTTTCGGTTTGAAAGGAGTTGACGTACTGGAAATGGCGGATCAGTTAGCCGCGCAAAATAATATATCTACCTCATTCACAAAAGATTCTGCTGGGAGAACGTggcttcataattttatgaaaaagtatcCCGATTTACGCTCTAGAACAAACCGCAATGCATAcgacaaaagcaaaaaattatcttttgaaaatattcccAAGTTTCTTGATATGTACACACCCATATATGAAAAAGTAGACCGGAAGCCGCACAGAATCTTCAGTGTCGATGACATTGGTCTTTGCGTGGTTGAAGATGACCCTGAGACAGTAATCAGGCTCAGAGGAAAAAAGGAATATTCTACATTTTCTGATGAAGAAAAGACTAAGTTAGTCACATCGATTGTGTGTATGAATGCCAGTGGCTGTTTCGTTCCACCTCTCATCGTTTGGCCAACAAAAAGCATTACGAAAAAAGTGACGAACCACACACCACCTGGTTCAATTTGGGCTTGCCATTCTTCTGGGTTTGTAACAACACATATCTTTATGATGTGGTTTGACCATTTCATCAAACACACCTGTCCAAGTTCAAGCAACCCTGCTCTGCTGTTACTTGAAGGGCGAAAACCATATGTAcgaaatatcgaaattttagATAAAGCAAAAGAAAACCATGTTTTCATCGTAAGTTTGCCACCGAATTCTTCCCAATTACTTCAACCccttgaaaattcttttataaaatcttttaaagttcATTACACTTCAGAAACAAGGACGTATTTGGATAGTCTCTCAgatgaaaacaaaatgcaaaatacagaCTTAATAAAGCTTGCACGacttgctaaaatattttccgtTGCTTATAGCAAAGCTGAAACTGATCAGTCTGCAGAAAATGCATTTGAGAAAATAGGCCTGTGTCCATTTATGCCTTCATTTTTTCCGAGTCCTAAACCTTCAGGAAAACGATCCGTAATTAAGACCGAACCCAAAACTGAACTTCAGGACGAATCGCCAATGACTTGTGAGACGTAG
- the LOC107436618 gene encoding uncharacterized protein isoform X2, protein MEAANIKEEFETNGPERFVTIQSIKPETDYVLGAEPIISISTEIIWKDEPEISNTEDCERATQVQASTNCNEDSEMATQAHDGTSYYEDSEIATQALAGTSCNKDSGTKKKRKGWDQLNMINAIKTVREGSMGYLAASKLFEVPKNTLEKYVKKKSIDPSILINTPLGRTPISPHEEESSNDKVKKVLKNVKRKTWDKQSMIHAVETVRDGALGCQAASKMFKVPKITLRRYVKNETVEPSVLVNAPLGRKPYLESSKEDSSSKARVNWTKENMIKAVLCVRSGRLGYAKAGKLFKVPYLTLRWYVKNAKIDLSTEKDIPLESMSELTEMMQTKREPAKRKLWDKQSMINAINAVRDGAVGYLAASKMFGVPKVTLRRYAKLKDFDPSELIDKSLGRKPVMSLDLQEKLAKHCIEMDEKFFGLKGVDVLEMADQLAAQNNISTSFTKDSAGRTWLHNFMKKYPDLRSRTNRNAYDKSKKLSFENIPKFLDMYTPIYEKVDRKPHRIFSVDDIGLCVVEDDPETVIRLRGKKEYSTFSDEEKTKLVTSIVCMNASGCFVPPLIVWPTKSITKKVTNHTPPGSIWACHSSGFVTTHIFMMWFDHFIKHTCPSSSNPALLLLEGRKPYVRNIEILDKAKENHVFIVSLPPNSSQLLQPLENSFIKSFKVHYTSETRTYLDSLSDENKMQNTDLIKLARLAKIFSVAYSKAETDQSAENAFEKIGLCPFMPSFFPSPKPSGKRSVIKTEPKTELQDESPMTCET, encoded by the exons atggaGGCTGCAAATATCAAAGAAGAATTCGAGACTAATGGCCCTGAACGTTTTGTAACAATTCAGTCAATAAAGCCAGAGACAGATTATGTACTCGGTGCTGAACCCATTATAAGTATCAGCACTGAAATAATTTGGAAAGATGAGCCAGAAATAAGTAACACAGAAGATTGTGAAAGAGCAACCCAAGTACAGGCTAGTACAAATTGCAATGAGGATTCTGAAATGGCAACCCAAGCACATGATGGTACAAGTTACTATGAAGATTCTGAAATAGCAACTCAAGCACTGGCTGGTACAAGTTGTAATAAAGATTCTGGAAcaaagaaaaaacgaaaaggATGGGACCAACTAAATATGATCAATGCAATAAAGACTGTGCGAGAAGGTTCTATGGGGTACTTAGCAGCTAGCAAATTATTCGAGGTACCCAAAAATACATTAGAGAAATATGTTAAGAAAAAGAGCATTGATCCTTCAATACTGATTAATACACCCTTAGGAAGAACGCCTATATCGCCACATGAAGAAGAAAGCTCGAATGataag GTAAAGAAAGTATTGAAGAatgtaaaaaggaaaacatGGGACAAGCAAAGCATGATCCACGCTGTAGAAACTGTCCGAGATGGCGCTCTTGGATGCCAGGCTGCAAGTAAAATGTTCAAGGTACCAAAGATTACTCTAAGAAGATACGTTAAAAACGAAACCGTTGAACCATCAGTTTTGGTTAATGCACCATTAGGTAGAAAACCTTATTTAGAATCTTCTAAAGAAGATTCTTCTTCAAAAGCAAGAGTTAATTGGACTAAAGAAAACATGATAAAAGCAGTTCTTTGCGTTCGTAGTGGGCGATTAGGATACGCAAAAGcaggaaaattgtttaaagtacCTTACCTTACTTTACGGTGGTACGTTAAAAACGCAAAGATAGATTTATCAACAGAAAAAGATATTCCTTTAGAAAGTATGTCTGAACTGACTGAAATGATGCAAACTAAACGAGAACCTGCTAAAAGGAAGTTATGGGATAAACAAAGCATGATCAATGCCATAAATGCTGTAAGAGACGGTGCAGTTGGGTATTTAGCTGCGAGTAAAATGTTTGGAGTACCAAAAGTAACTTTGCGTAGATACGCAAAGCTAAAAGATTTTGACCCATCAGAACTGATTGATAAGTCTTTGGGTAGAAAACCTGTAATGTCACTGGATTTGCAGGAGAAATTGGCAAAACACTGCATTGAGATGGACGAAAAGTTTTTCGGTTTGAAAGGAGTTGACGTACTGGAAATGGCGGATCAGTTAGCCGCGCAAAATAATATATCTACCTCATTCACAAAAGATTCTGCTGGGAGAACGTggcttcataattttatgaaaaagtatcCCGATTTACGCTCTAGAACAAACCGCAATGCATAcgacaaaagcaaaaaattatcttttgaaaatattcccAAGTTTCTTGATATGTACACACCCATATATGAAAAAGTAGACCGGAAGCCGCACAGAATCTTCAGTGTCGATGACATTGGTCTTTGCGTGGTTGAAGATGACCCTGAGACAGTAATCAGGCTCAGAGGAAAAAAGGAATATTCTACATTTTCTGATGAAGAAAAGACTAAGTTAGTCACATCGATTGTGTGTATGAATGCCAGTGGCTGTTTCGTTCCACCTCTCATCGTTTGGCCAACAAAAAGCATTACGAAAAAAGTGACGAACCACACACCACCTGGTTCAATTTGGGCTTGCCATTCTTCTGGGTTTGTAACAACACATATCTTTATGATGTGGTTTGACCATTTCATCAAACACACCTGTCCAAGTTCAAGCAACCCTGCTCTGCTGTTACTTGAAGGGCGAAAACCATATGTAcgaaatatcgaaattttagATAAAGCAAAAGAAAACCATGTTTTCATCGTAAGTTTGCCACCGAATTCTTCCCAATTACTTCAACCccttgaaaattcttttataaaatcttttaaagttcATTACACTTCAGAAACAAGGACGTATTTGGATAGTCTCTCAgatgaaaacaaaatgcaaaatacagaCTTAATAAAGCTTGCACGacttgctaaaatattttccgtTGCTTATAGCAAAGCTGAAACTGATCAGTCTGCAGAAAATGCATTTGAGAAAATAGGCCTGTGTCCATTTATGCCTTCATTTTTTCCGAGTCCTAAACCTTCAGGAAAACGATCCGTAATTAAGACCGAACCCAAAACTGAACTTCAGGACGAATCGCCAATGACTTGTGAGACGTAG